A single window of Colletotrichum higginsianum IMI 349063 chromosome 8, whole genome shotgun sequence DNA harbors:
- a CDS encoding Mn2+ homeostasis protein gives MTRSKVARRSRPFGSTPAPAGEYQTNNILNQRPETRYEVLAARETLGQAPLKLEEGQSSHTNNPRDADDSKRRKAIDTRHPETIQRSSMKPLSIVASSVNNSNRQSQLPVAMDNPGPYESNDDRAGHQRPFTFGQLRYDNHDRLDYSDKAYVGPDRPGNDKPDIRLLSAPNERNHTGSSSHRPRSRCSDRFNTHSSDHFGQPKYPRQTPESDAPQSFLGLGRNPNQVEEMRSSESAGKPNDSRLHDIDYRRSGPPFEGKVKMGKEEAALHEITTMESLEGDRFHEDNICNQCGHFGHWLGDCVFPDDEGFIMGCPIHNAKSHTWDDCPDAKKMTIERKIMYFIVRRRNKPAIRSTQPWIALVKLALQQRLEDHCWGPSVWTQEFVMKMVWGPKAGHPWLNFVYGRQLISSLPKDPETMEDPGILVEKRLLWGQVHKPNLKGGGFSYGRTYLGNNGDRKLWPPETSEPLVPPSVSLVPEVPFPPIIYLLASTSHLDRLHRVRQQHTRRAAAANSPCCDDRREILQAIDAGVMNGPRAGRRSQSPLFLVLVVALLFFAVTVEASYGDRLPEFRECVQVCHDENCAPGKEATPIRTPPNPSLVRWSHTGAKKLTHIRNRSPPPPSTVLRIAAGERVVQFHGKWPFYRFLGIQEPFSTLFSLGNLWAHHDGWRKLRAVLPASYPLRPWYEWLAGVGIASWTFSAIFHTRDFVATEQLDYFAAGASVLYGLYYTVVRIMRLDRPTPRRRSVLRAWTLLCVLLYAGHVAYLKGVRWDYTYNMTANVIVGMIQNVLWLWFSFRKYRQSRRGWAIWPSIVVASVITVMSLELFDFPPLWGALDAHSLWHLGTIPPTILMYRFIVKDAQDDMAGSERLKS, from the exons ATGACGAGATCCAA GGTTGCGAGACGTTCACGGCCGTTTGGCTCCACGCCAGCCCCGGCAGGAGAGTACCAGACGAACAACATTCTCAACCAAAGACCTGAGACGCGGTATGAAGTGCTGGCTGCACGGGAAACTCTTGGCCAGGCTCCTTTGAAGTTGGAAGAGGGGCAGTCTTCCCACACCAACAACCCCcgagacgccgacgacagcAAGCGACGAAAGGCAATCGACACCAGACATCCCGAGACGATTCAAAGAAGCTCAATGAAGCCCCTGAGTATTGTTGCCTCATCCGTTAACAACTCTAACCGGCAGTCTCAGCTGCCTGTCGCCATGGACAACCCCGGTCCGTACGAGTCCAACGACGACAGAGCTGGTCATCAAAGGCCCTTCACTTTCGGCCAGCTCAGATACGATAACCATGACCGACTTGACTATAGCGATAAAGCTTACGTCGGCCCAGACCGCCCCGGAAATGACAAGCCGGATATCCGTTTGCTGTCAGCGCCAAACGAAAGAAACCACACCGGCTCCTCTTCTCATCGCCCGAGAAGTCGTTGCAGTGACAGATTCAACACACACAGCAGCGACCACTTTGGCCAGCCGAAGTATCCGAGGCAGACGCCGGAAAGCGATGCGCCCCAAAGCTTCTTAGGATTGGGCAGAAATCCTAATCAGGTGGAGGAGATGCGCTCCTCGGAGTCGGCTGGAAAGCCAAACGACTCTCGTCTGCACGACATCGACTACCGAAGAAGTGGACCGCCTTTCGAAGGCAAAGTGAAGATGggaaaggaggaggccgcACTACACGAGATCACGACCATGGAGTCATTGGAAGGAGACCGCTTCCACGAAGACAACATCTGCAACCAGTGCGGTCACTTTGGCCACTGGCTGGGCGACTGTGTCTTcccggacgacgagggcttcATCATGGGCTGTCCCATCCACAACGCAAAGAGCCACACCTGGGACGACTGTCCCGATGCGAAAAAGATGACTATTGAGCGCAAGATCATGTACTTCATTGTTAGACGAAGGAACAAGCCGGCAATCCGATCGACGCAGCCCTGGATCGCACTCGTTAAGCTAGCGTTGCAACAGCGCTTGGAGGACCACTGCTGGGGGCCTTCGGTGTGGACGCAGGAGTTCGTCATGAAGATGGTCTGGGGGCCAAAAGCTGGTCACCCATGGCTCAACTTCGTTTACGGCCGGCAACTCATATCCAGCCTGCCCAAAGACCCGGAGACCATGGAAGACCCCGGAATCTTGGTCGAGAAGCGCTTGTTGTGGGGACAGGTTCACAAGCCCAACTTAAAGGGAGGAGGGTTTAGCTACGGTC gtacctacctaggtaatAACGGTGACAGAAAGCTGTGGCCGCCCGAGACCTCCGAACCCCTTGTGCCCCCCTCCGTCTCCCTTGTCCCAGAGGTACCTTTTCCTCCCATCATATACTTACTTGCGTCAACCTCCCACCTTGACCGTCTTCACCGCGTACGTCAACAGCACACACGccgcgccgctgccgctaACTCTCCCTGCTGTGACGACCGCCGAGAGATTCTGCAAGCAATAGATGCCGGCGTCATGAATGGCCCACGAGCGGGGAGGCGATCGCAGTCTCCTCTGTTCCTAGTTCTCGTTGTTGctctcctctttttcgccgTGACCGTCGAGGCGTCCTACGGTGACCGGTTGCCAGAGTTCCGAGAATGCGTTCAA GTCTGTCACGATGAGAATTGCGCCCCAGGCAAGGAGGCCACGCCAATCCGTACGCCTCCCAATCCTTCCCTTGTTCGCTGGTCGCACACGGGGGCTAAGAAGCTAACACATATCCGCAACCGCAGCCCTCCACCGCCGTCTACTGTTCTG CGCATCGCCGCTGGCGAGCGCGTGGTCCAGTTCCACGGCAAATGGCCCTTCTACCGCTTCCTTGGCATCCAGGAGCCCTTCAGCACACTCTTCAGCCTGGGCAACCTCTGGGCCCACCACGACGGCTGGCGCAAGCTCCGCGCCGTCCTCCCGGCCTCCTACCCGCTTCGCCCCTGGTATGAATGGCTCGCCGGCGTGGGCATCGCCTCGTGGACCTTCAGCGCCATCTTCCACACCCGCGACTTCGTCGCCACGGAGCAGCTCGACtacttcgccgccggcgcgagCGTGCTGTACGGGCTATACTACACCGTCGTGCGCATCATGCGCCTCGACCGCCCCACGCCGCGCCGGAGGTCGGTCTTGCGCGCGTGGACTCTCCTATGCGTGCTGCTGTACGCCGGGCACGTTGCCTATCTCAAGGGCGTACGCTGGGATTACACGTATAACATGACGGCCAACGTCATTGTTGGTATGATCCAGAACGTCCTCTGGCTGTGGTTCAGTTTCAGGAAGTACAGGCAGTCGCGTAGGGGATGGGCCATCTGGCCGAGTATCGTCGTCGCCAGTGTTATCACGGTCATGAGTCTGGAGCTCTTCGACTTCCCGCCATTATGGGGTGCCCTGGATGCGCACAGTCTGTGGCATCTGGGCACGATTCCGCCCACGATACTGATGTACAG GTTCATCGTTAAGGATGCGCAGGATGACATGGCTGGAAGCGAGCGGCTCAAGTCTTGA
- a CDS encoding Haloacid dehalogenase-like hydrolase → MNHLDFTPSQTSTNMSYTAPSQRITFDGFLFDMDGTIIDSTEAVVKHWHTVGNEIGVAPDVILETSHGRRSIDILKILAPEKANWEYTREMEGRLPRLYGKDAVEIPGARALLDALIEEKAPWAIVTSGTEPLVGGWLNVLQLPQPEHLVTAESVENGKPDPTCYLIGREKLGLQDPSKQILVLEDSPAGIRAGKAAGCKVLGLVTSHTVEQVMSAEPDWIVRDLDSVRVVESRDGVVTLEFSNALVPNPTA, encoded by the exons ATGAACCATCTTGATTTCACGCCTTCCCAG ACTTCAACAAATATGTCGTACACAGCCCCTTCACAACGCATCACCTTCGATGGCTTCCTCTTCGACATGGACGGCACCATCATCGACTCAACAGAGGCCGTCGTGAAGCACTGGCACAC AGTCGGCAACGAAATAGGTGTTGCGCCCGATGTGATCCTCGAAACATCGCACGGCCGCCGGAGCATCGACATCTTGAAGATTCTGGCACCCGAAAAGGCCAACTGGGAGT ACACCCGTGAGATGGAGGGTCGCCTGCCCAGGCTCTACggcaaggacgccgtcgagatcCCGGGAGCCAGGGCGCTGCTGGATGCCCTgatcgaggagaaggcgccCTGGGCCATCGTCACCTCAGGGACCGAAcccctcgtcggcgggtgGCTAAACGTCCTGCAGCTGCCCCAGCCTGAGCACCTCGTCACGGCAGAGTCCGTCGAGAACGGCAAGCCAGACCCGACCTGCTACCTCATCGGCCgcgagaagctcggcctGCAGGATCCGTCGAAGCAGATCCTCGTACTCGAGGACAGCCCGGCCGGCATCAGAGCCGGTAAAGCAGCCGGGTGCAAGGTGCTGGGCCTCGTCACAAGCCACACCGTTGAGCAGGTCATGAGCGCCGAGCCGGACTGGATCGTCAGAGACCTTGACTCGGTTAGGGTCGTCGAGAGCAgggacggcgtcgtcacTCTCGAGTTCTCCAACGCCCTCGTCCCGAACCCCACGGCCTAA
- a CDS encoding GTP-binding protein — translation MAGSINKPKKPKSKRTTVRLRHKIEKASAAKQRKERKRAKQNPEWRSKLKKDPGIPNLFPYKEKLLAEIEEKKLQKQEEAQKRREMAKAAKAGGATEGASTGQDEMADVGDDDMMVEDDDDVDESNPMAALLASARAAAETYEKDLRDSDDDDDSMDDDSDDSDAAPEIAVGNATSRKAFDKVFKNVVEQADVILYVLDARDPESTRSRDVERSVMAAASGGKRLILVVNKIDLVPPKVLKDWLIHLRRSFPTLPLRASNAAPNAQTFNHKELTVQKTSADLFRALKSYAASKQLKRAVSVGVIGYPNVGKSSVINALLGRLSGGRGASKACPAGAEAGVTTSIRAVKIDSKLTLLDSPGIVFPSATNSTTSGLVSLKNATDAHAHLVLLNAVPPKNIEDPIPAVTLLLRRLSTTPDLLQKLTDTYDLPPLLPSRADGDVTTDFLVQVARKRGRLGRGGIPNINAAAMTVVTDWRDGRIQGWVEAPVLAVQGSSKETSAPVGDDVGAADQKTIVTEWAQEFKLDGLWGDDGAAAADDEAMEQ, via the exons ATGGCCGGCTCAATCAACAAACCCAAGA AGCCGAAGTCCAAGAGGACGACcgtccgcctccgccacAAGATCGAgaaggcgtcggcggccaagcagaggaaggagagaaagCGCGCCAAGCAGAACCCGGAATGGCGCTCCAAGCTCAAGAAGGACCCCGGCATTCCGAACCTGTTCCCTTACAAGGAGAAGCTTCTCGCCGAGAttgaggagaagaagctgcagaagcaggaggaggcgcaGAAGCGTCGCGAGATGGCaaaggccgccaaggccggcggcgccaccgAAGGTGCGTCGACAGGTCAGGACGAGATGGCTGATGTTGGGGACGACGACATGATGgttgaggacgacgatgacgtcGACGAGTCAAACCCCATGGCCGCCCTGCTGGCGAGCGcgagggccgccgccgagacctACGAGAAGGACCTCCGCGACtcggacgatgacgacgactcgatggacgacgactcggacgactCGGACGCCGCCCCTGAGATTGCCGTTGGCAACGCCACGTCCCGTAAGGCGTTTGACAAGGTCTTCAAgaacgtcgtcgagcaggccgacgtTATCCTctacgtcctcgacgcccgcgaCCCGGAATCCACCCGCTCCCGCGACGTCGAGCGCAGtgtcatggccgccgccagcggcggcaagCGCCTTATCCTTGTCGTCAACAAGATCGACCTCGTGCCCCCCAAGGTCCTGAAGGACTGGCTCATCCACCTGCGCCGCTCCTTCCCGACGCTGCCCCTGCGCGCCTCCAACGCAGCGCCCAACGCCCAGACCTTCAACCACAAGGAGCTTACGGTGCAGAAGACGTCGGCCGACCTGTTCCGCGCCCTCAAGTCGTACGCCGCAAGCAAGCAGCTCAAGCGCGCTGTCTCCGTCGGTGTCATCGGCTACCCCAACGTCGGAAAGTCCTCCGTTATCAACgctctcctcggccgtctgagcggcggccgcggcgcttccaaggcctgccccgcgggcgccgaggccggcgtcacGACGAGCATCCGCGCCGTCAAGATCGACAGCAAGCTCACCCTCCTCGACTCCCCCGGTATCGTTTTCCCCTCGGCCACCAACAGCACGACCTCCGGGCTCGTGTCGCTCAAGAACGCCAccgacgcccacgcccaccTCGTGCTGCTCAACGCTGTGCCGCCCAAGAACATTGAAGACCCCATCCCAGCCGTCACGCTCCTCCTGCGCCGGCTGTCAACCACCCCGGATCTGCTGCAGAAGCTGACCGACACGTACGACCTGCCCCCACTGCTGCCGAgccgcgccgacggcgacgtcaCGACCGACTTCCTGGTCCAGGTGGCGCGGAAGCGCGGCCGCCTGGGCCGTGGTGGCATCCCCAacatcaacgccgccgccatgacCGTTGTCACCGACTGGCGCGACGGCCGTATCCAGGGCTGGGTTGAGGCTCCCGTCTTGGCCGTACAGGGCTCCAGCAAGGAGACTTCTGCGCCGGTCGGCGatgacgtcggcgccgccgaccagAAAACCATCGTCACGGAGTGGGCTCAGGAGTTCAAGCTCGACGGCCTctggggcgacgacggtgcggCCGCCGCAGACGATGAGGCGATGGAGCAGTAA
- a CDS encoding Methyltransferase domain-containing protein, which yields MADNQANAASANDPAPAIDPPAPNGTVLNTGPVIVADDDLTDDAASDMATSVASSSASLASSILRHRIENGRTYHKYKDGKYAYPNDEKENDRLDLQHNIFLLTLNYKLGLAPPNDENSGVKRVLDIGTGTGLWAIDFGEEHPEAEVIGVDLTPVPTAFVPPNVKFEVDDIEEPWMYSQPFDYIHTRAMTSSIANWGKFLKQIYNGLTPGGYVELFEGNFRPECDDGTLTPEHALSEWVDKFEECGRILGRLIIDVPSLVPILNEIGFVDVTIVKYKWPINPWAKDPHYRELGSWCLENLLEGIEGFSMGPFTRCLEWTREEVNVFLIDVRKDLKDKSIHAYSPLWTIYARRPLEEPEEPAPTV from the exons ATGGCCGACAACCAAGCCAACGCGGCATCTGCCAATGATCCTGCGCCCGCCATTGATCCTCCAGCTCCCAATGGCACTGTTCTTAACACCGGCCCTGTAATTGTGGCTGATGACGAT CTTACAGATGACGCTGCGTCTGACATGGCGACT AGCGTGGCGTCTTCAAGCGCAAGCTTGGCCAGTTCGATCCTCAGACACCGCATTGAGAACGGAAGGACTTACCACAAGTATAAGGATGGCA AATACGCCTATCCCAACGACGAGAAGGAAAACGATAGACTAG ACTTGCAGCACAACATCTTTCTCCTCACACTTAACTACAAGCTGGGTCTTGCTCCTCCGAATGACGAAAATTCTGGTGTGAAACGCGTTCTTGACATTGGAACGGGCACTGGGTTATGGGCCATTGACTTTGGGGAAGAGCATCCAGAAGCTGAG GTCATTGGTGTTGATCTCACCCCGGTTCCAACTGCATT CGTTCCACCTAATGTAAAATTCGAGGTTGACGATATTGAGGAGCCCTGGATGTACAGCCAACCCTTTGACTATATTCACACCCGTGCAATGACTTCAAGCATTGCCAACTGGGGAAAGTTTCTCAAGCAAATCTACAA CGGCCTTACACCTGGCGGTTACGTTGAGTTGTTTGAGGGCAACTTTCGACCTGAGTGTGATGATGGGACTCTGACTCCTGAACACGCTCTCTCGGAATGGGTCGATAAGTTTGAAGAATGCGGTAGGATCTTGGGCCGACTCATCATTGATGTGCCAAGTCTTGTGCCCATACTGAATGAGATTGGGTTCGTCGATGTGACCATTGTTAAGTACAAGTGGCCTATCAATCCTTGGGCAAAAGATCCACACTATCGGGAACTTGGAAGCTGGTGCTTGGAGAACTTACTGGAGGGCATCGAGGGCTTTAGTATGGGACCTTTTACGAGATGTCTTGAATGGACCAGGGAAGAAGTCAACGTCTTTCTCATCGATGTCAGGAAAGATCTGAAAGACAAAAGCATACATGCCTACAGCCCTCT GTGGACGATCTATGCCAGAAGGCCGCTTGAGGAACCAGAAGAGCCAGCACCAACTGTTTAG